The genomic DNA TGTTCCTGGCGATGACATTGTCGGTTATATTACGAAAGGCCGCGGGGTTTCAATTCATCGCCGCAACTGTCCTAATATTAACAATGACGAAGCCCAGCAACGTTTACTAGAGGTGGAATGGGAAGGACAAACGGCAGGCAATAAACAATTTAACGTTGATATTGAAATTACCGGATTTGATCGTGATGGCTTTCTTAATGAAGTATTGCAGGCAGTATCTGAAACCAAAACGATTATTAATGCGGTCACTGGAAAAGCTGATAAAAATAAAGTCGCTATTATTGATATGACCATCGCAATTCACAACGTCAGCCATCTTAAGAAGGTGGTTGAACGGATTAAAAAAATTCCTGACATCTATGCCGTCAGACGAATGATACAATAATCTTAGGATGAGGGAGACAGGTTCATGCGTGTTATTGTGCAACGAGCCAAACAAGCCAGTGTGTCCGTCCATCAGCAAACAGTCGGGGCAATTGAGCATGGTTTAATGTTACTGGTGGGCATCAAACAAGGGGATGCATTGCAAGATGTCCAATATGTGGCTGATAAAATTGCAGGCTTAAGAATGTTTGAAGATGATACAGGTAAAATGAACCAATCGGTGCTGAACGTTGGTGGAAGCATCCTCTCTGTATCGCAATTTACGCTTTACGGTGATGTCCGAAAAGGAAGACGTCCCAACTTTATGAAAGCGGCTCAACCTGAGGATGCCAGTCGACTGTATGAGGCTTTTAATGACGAATTAAGAAACAAGGGATTGATTGTTGAAACGGGGCAATTTGGTGAAATGATGGATGTTCATTTAACGAATGATGGCCCTGTGACTTTGATTGTCGAAAGCAAACAGCATGATTAGGAATGATATCAACGTTTGATGGTTAGACTAGATGCAAACACTTAGAAGGTGAATGCGATGAAACTATCAAGCGACCTATTTTACCAATTCTATAAAAACCAATGGATAATGGCTTGGAAGCATCCTGGTGAAGAACAGTTAGCAAATGATGAATCTGTCAGGGCAGTATCACAACCGTGGACTCCACAGCGTCATCATAAACATTGGACGACATAATTTAACACTTCGCCTACTTTTATGATAAAATCCTTGCTAATACCGAGAACTTATTTTACAATTAAATGCATCAAAAACGAATTAATAAAACCGATCGAGGAAGAAAGTATCTGGAATGTTAATGGCGCAGAGAGGATAGGCCGAACGGCTGTAAGCTTATCCCCATATCTCCAGTGAAAGACACTTCTTAGGTTTTTCTTCGAACGTTGTTTAGCTAGTAGGGGAAAGCGTTGCAGGCGTTAACTGTTAAGTGGTTGTCGTTGGTCTATAAACGGCATCAACAAAGGGTGGTACCACGGGTTTAATTCTCGTCCCTTGTTTTCCAAGCGGAAACAAGGGGCGTTTTTTTTATTTTATTTATTTATATTATGACTTGGATAAGGATGCACTTCCCCGCTACGCTAAGCACAACGATTTCATTTTAGCGGAGAAGCAAACTCGACGTAGAAAAAATGAGGAGGATGCACTTCCCCGCTACGCTAAGTACAACGATTTCATTTTAGCGGAGAAGCAAACTCGACGTAGAAAAAAATGAGGAGGATGCACTTCCCCGCTACGCTAAGTACAACGATTTCATTTTAGCGGAGAAGCAAACTCGACGTAGAAAAAATGAGGAGGATGCACTTCCCCGCTACGCTAAGTACAACGATTTCATTTTAGCAGGGAAGCAAACTCGACGTAGAAAAAATGAGGAGGATGCACTTCCCCGCTACGCTAAGTACAACGATTTCATTTTAGCGGAGAAGCAAACTCGACGTAGAAAAAATGAGGAGGATGCACTTCCCCGCTACGCTAAGTACAACGATTTCATTTTAGCAGGGAAGCAAACTCGACGTAGAAAAAATGAGGAGGATGCATATGGCGATTCAAATTCCACGCGGGACCCAGGATATCTTGCCTAAGGAAGCTAATTTGTGGCAATTTATTGAAGATCAGGCTCGGGAGATATGTCGATTGTATCATTATGAAGAAATACGGACTCCCATCTTTGAGGCCACGGATTTATTTCAAAGAGGTGTGGGTGATTCGACGGATATTGTTCAGAAAGAAATGTACACCTTCCAGGATCGCGGCGGTCGAAGCTTAACGTTAAGACCAGAAGGTACCGCTTCAGTGGTTCGTTCGTATGTTGAAAACAAAATGCACGGTGAGCCGAAACAACCGTCAAAATTATTTTATATGGGACCGATGTTTCGCTATGAACGACCACAATCGGGACGGACACGGCAATTTACGCAATTTGGCATTGAAGCTTTAGGGAGCAATGATCCGGCGATCGATGCTGAAGTGATTGCTTTAGCTATGCATTTCTACCACAATCTTGGGTTACGGAACCTGAAATTAGTTATTAATAGTCTTGGTGATCCTGAGAGCCGCAGTCAACATCGCCAGGCATTGATTGATCACTTTAAGCCGTCGATTGGCGACTTTTGTCAGGATTGCCAGAACCGGTTAACGTCCAATCCGATGCGAATTTTGGACTGTAAGGTGGATCGCGATCATCCATTAATGGCAACCGCGCCATCTATTTTAGATTATTTAAATGATTTTTCGGTATCCTTTTTTGCTAAAGTTAAGCAAGCGTTAGATGACATGGGGATTGCCTATGAGATTGACCCGACGTTAGTTAGGGGTCTAGATTATTACAATCATACAGCGTTTGAAATTATGGGTGAAGGGTTTGGAGCCATTACCACCTTAAGTGGCGGTGGTCGTTATAATGGTTTAGTGAGTGAACTCGGCGGTCCGGAAACGCCAGGAATCGGATTCGCTTTAAGTATTGAACGGCTCATTTTAGCTATGGAGGCTGAAAATATAGAGGTTCCTTATGATGAAACGATCGATTGCTTTATTGTAACGCTTGGTGAGGATGCTGAGCGTAAGACGCCGGTTCTCTTACAGCAAATGCGTCATGCCGGCCTTGCCGTTGATCAGGATTACGTTGGTCGTAAGGTTAAAGGCCAATTTAAACAAGCAGATCGATTAGGGGCAAAATATGTTGCTGTGTTAGGTGAGAACGAGCTTCAACAAGGCGTCATTAATCTAAAAGATATGACAACTGGTGAAGAAGAGACGGTTGGATTAGAAACATTGGCGACAACGGTAAAAAATAAATTGGAGGAGTGATCGGGTTTATGCCACGAACGGAATTTTGCGGGCGTTTAACAGAGGCCCATGCAGGACAAGAAGTGACGCTTCAAGGATGGGTGCAGAAGCGTCGTGATTTAGGCGGTTTAATTTTCATTGATCTGCGTGACCGGACTGGGATTGTGCAAACGGTCTTTAATCCAAAAGTGTCAGCAGAAGCGATTCAAATCGCTGATAAAATTCGTAATGAATTTGTCGTCGAAATTAAAGGATCTGTTGTCAAACGTGATCCCAATGCAGTAAATGACAACATTGCGACGGGTCAAATTGAAGTGAGTGCTCACAGCGTAACGATTATTAACGCTGCGAAGACACCGCCATTTACGATTGAAGACGATACAGATGCCTCCGAAGAAGTTCGTTTAAAATACCGCTATATGGACTTGCGTCGTCCGGTTATGGCAGAAACATTTAAAATGCGCCATCAGATTACGAAAAGCATTCGTCAATTTTTAGATGAGCACGAGTTTTTTGAAGTGGAAACGCCGATGTTGACCCGCAGTACCCCTGAGGGTGCTAGGGACTACTTGGTTCCAAGTCGTGTCAATCCGGGTTCTTTTTATGCGTTGCCGCAATCACCACAATTGTTTAAGCAACTATTAATGGTGTCCGGTATGGAACGGTATTATCAAATCGTTAAATGTTTCCGGGATGAGGACTTGCGCGCCGACCGGCAGCCTGAGTTTACCCAAGTTGACATTGAAACATCATTCTTTGAGCGCGAACCGTTTATGGCTATGATGGAGGAGATGATGGCTAATGTTGTCAAAAATGTTCGTGATATTGATATTCAAGGCTCATTCCCTCGGATGACTCATGCCGAAGCCATGGCCAGTTACGGTAGTGACAAACCGGATACACGGTTTGGCATGGAACTGATAGATGTTTCTGAAGAAGTTCAAAATTGTGGTTTTAAAGTATTTAGCGACACGGTGACTGGCGGCGGCCAAGTCAAAGCTTTGAATGTGAAGGGACAAGCTGAACACTATTCACGTAAAGATATCGATCAGCTGGGCGAATTCGTTGCAAGACATGGTGCAAAAGGGTTAGCCTGGATGAAAGTTGAAGCTGCTGACTTAAAAGGGCCGATTGCCAAATTCTTTGCTGATGAGACAGGTGAAGCCATCCGGACGCAAACAGAAGCGGAGGCTGGGGATTTATTGCTGTTTATTGCTGATAAGCCGTCGGTCGTTGCCGATAGTTTAGGAGCGTTACGCTTGAAACTTGGCAAAGATCTTGCATTAATCGATGAATCACAGTTAAACTTCTTATGGGTCACGGACTTTCCATTACTCGCCTATGATGAAGATGCTGGCCGTTATGTTGCGGAGCACCATCCATTTACTTCACCGGTAGCTGAAGATATCGATAAATTAACGGATCAGCCTGAAGCAGTTCATGCTGAGGCCTATGATTTAGTGTTAAATGGTTACGAATTAGGTGGGGGTTCACGGCGTATTCATCAACGTGATTTACAAGATAAGATGTTTCAAGCCCTTGGCTTTTCACAGGAAGAAGCTGAAGAGCAATTTGGATTTTTACTGGAAGCTCTTGATCATGGAGCACCGCCGCATGGTGGGATTGCTTTCGGATTGGACAGGTTAGTCATGATTCTTGCCGGCCGTTCTAATTTAAGGGATACGATAGCATTTCCGAAGACAGCAAGTGCCTCAGACCTTTTAACACAGGCACCGAGTGCAGTAAGCGATTCGCAGTTAGATGAACTTCATTTGCGTGTGACAAAAAACACCAATCAATAATCGAGGGTGGCGGTTGATAAGACCGTCATCGTGTGTTAAGATGTAAATACAATCACAGAGACGTCCTGAAGTGTTTGTAGGAAGGCCACATGTTTTGACCGAACACTAATTTTGAAAGGGAGTCCGTAAAGTTTTCATCCGGCGTAAATGCCTCTTCTGAGTGGACTTACAAAAGATGAAACAGGACACCCACCTGCTAACAGCGGGTTCAAAACTAGGGTCGACATACGGCACATTTGGGACTCTCTCTTATTTTCTAATTGACACTTTTATAGGTGTCTTTTTTTGTGTCTTTTTTAAGGCTGTTTTCTAAAAGATTGTTGCTTTTTTACAAAATCTATAAAAGGCGTCTTAATATACCGCTCCGGAAATACACTATGCTTTCCGCGGGTGACCCGTGAGCCTCCTCGAACTCCGTTCTGCGGGGTTCGAGGAGCAAAAACGAAGGATAAGATGACTATAATAGAATTAAGTCATACAAATATAAGAAAAAGGCTGTCCCTGGTATTTGGGACAGCCCTCTATTTTGCCATTTTTTCTAGATTACCGTTTTTGTCCATTTTGAACGCAGAACTTGCCTCATCTTGTTGATCAGATAGGGCAATCATTCGTCTTGCCCGATCCATGATACCCATCAAAGATTGATAATCTTCTTCAATGGTTTGATGTTCCTCACGCAGTTTATGTAACGCGGTCTCCAATTCCTTAATTTTCGATTGCAAAGCGTTATTTTCTTGTTTTAACGCAATGTTTTCGGATTGAAGTCGTTCACTTGCGGCACCATTGTTCTGCATGTCCTCTAAGAATGAAATCACATGGTTTAAATTTAATTGAGATCCCGATTGAGACTGGGATTCTGCCGTTGAGTGTTGATCCTCATTGAGTGTTGACATTTCCGAATTAACAATAGGCTGATCTACAGCTGGTTCAAGATTGTCATCATCCGTTGGTTCTTTTTGATCCATCGTTGGAACAGGTGATCCTGAGTAACCTTGTTCGTGGTGTATAGCTGTTGGCTCATACGTTTGCCAGCTTGTCCGGCGGTGTTTTTGTTCGGCACGTTTCTTTTGCTTGCGTTGTTTTTTGGCAATTTCAATCGCTTGATCATATTTTCTGCGAACGATGGCATTCCATCGGAAACCGCAAGCTGCCCCTGTCCGGTTCAATCTGTCACCGACTTCTTCAAAGGCATCCAATTGCGTACCGCCTTCTCTTATATGTCTCAACACCGTTTCGGCCAACAACAGGTCATCTTCGTGTGACCAAGCATCCTGTCTAACTTTTGTCAATGTCGACCTCTCCTTGTCTCTATTGTTTGCTATAATGATTGACAAAAAAGACTTGGATTATACACGAAAACTTATTTTTCTATATATCTTTTAATAGAGGCCCGTTGCTAGCTTTGTTCATCAAGGTGATTGAAAAATTCAATCCGCTTTCTGACGGTTTTTTCATGACCGCGGTCAACTGGATGATAGAATGTTAAATGCTCTAAATGATCTGGCAAATATTGTTGACTGACATAACCATGTTGGAAATGGTGCGGATATTGGTACGTTTTGCCGTGTCCAAGCCGCTCAGCCCCTTGATAATGGCTATCTCGTAAATGGACTGGAACCTCTCCGGTTGACTCGGTTTGCACCGCTTTAAGGGCTGCATCAATCCCTGATATCACTGCGTTACTTTTCGGCGCTGTCGCAATGTATAACGCCGCTTCAGCGAGTGGGATACGGGCTTCTGGCAAGCCGATAAAATCAACCGCATAAGCGGCTGATTGAGCGAGTAATAACGCGTTGGGATCAGCTAAGCCGACATCTTCAGCCGCGTGAACGTAGATTCTTCGGGCGATAAATTTAGGGTCTTCACCGGCTTCAATCATTTTTGCTAAATAGTATAAAGTTGCGTCCGCATTGGAACCGCGCATACTTTTAATAAAAGCGGACACTGTATCGTAATGGTTATCACCGGTTTTATCATACTGCAGCACCCGTTCTTGAATAGATTCTTCAGCGGTTGCTAGATCAATGTGTACGCCGCCATCTTTATCGGGATCGGTCGTCAGCACGGCGAGTTCTAAGGCGTGGAGGGCGCTTCTAGCGTCCCCGTTGGCGACTTGAACAAGATGATCCATAGCTTCGCGGGTTACATGAATTTGATAGTTACCAAAGCCCCGTTCTGGATCATGAATGGCCTGTTCCAATATGCGGTGGATGTCTTCATGGTTTAGCGATT from Tuberibacillus sp. Marseille-P3662 includes the following:
- the dtd gene encoding D-aminoacyl-tRNA deacylase, with the translated sequence MRVIVQRAKQASVSVHQQTVGAIEHGLMLLVGIKQGDALQDVQYVADKIAGLRMFEDDTGKMNQSVLNVGGSILSVSQFTLYGDVRKGRRPNFMKAAQPEDASRLYEAFNDELRNKGLIVETGQFGEMMDVHLTNDGPVTLIVESKQHD
- the hisS gene encoding histidine--tRNA ligase, which codes for MAIQIPRGTQDILPKEANLWQFIEDQAREICRLYHYEEIRTPIFEATDLFQRGVGDSTDIVQKEMYTFQDRGGRSLTLRPEGTASVVRSYVENKMHGEPKQPSKLFYMGPMFRYERPQSGRTRQFTQFGIEALGSNDPAIDAEVIALAMHFYHNLGLRNLKLVINSLGDPESRSQHRQALIDHFKPSIGDFCQDCQNRLTSNPMRILDCKVDRDHPLMATAPSILDYLNDFSVSFFAKVKQALDDMGIAYEIDPTLVRGLDYYNHTAFEIMGEGFGAITTLSGGGRYNGLVSELGGPETPGIGFALSIERLILAMEAENIEVPYDETIDCFIVTLGEDAERKTPVLLQQMRHAGLAVDQDYVGRKVKGQFKQADRLGAKYVAVLGENELQQGVINLKDMTTGEEETVGLETLATTVKNKLEE
- the aspS gene encoding aspartate--tRNA ligase, translating into MPRTEFCGRLTEAHAGQEVTLQGWVQKRRDLGGLIFIDLRDRTGIVQTVFNPKVSAEAIQIADKIRNEFVVEIKGSVVKRDPNAVNDNIATGQIEVSAHSVTIINAAKTPPFTIEDDTDASEEVRLKYRYMDLRRPVMAETFKMRHQITKSIRQFLDEHEFFEVETPMLTRSTPEGARDYLVPSRVNPGSFYALPQSPQLFKQLLMVSGMERYYQIVKCFRDEDLRADRQPEFTQVDIETSFFEREPFMAMMEEMMANVVKNVRDIDIQGSFPRMTHAEAMASYGSDKPDTRFGMELIDVSEEVQNCGFKVFSDTVTGGGQVKALNVKGQAEHYSRKDIDQLGEFVARHGAKGLAWMKVEAADLKGPIAKFFADETGEAIRTQTEAEAGDLLLFIADKPSVVADSLGALRLKLGKDLALIDESQLNFLWVTDFPLLAYDEDAGRYVAEHHPFTSPVAEDIDKLTDQPEAVHAEAYDLVLNGYELGGGSRRIHQRDLQDKMFQALGFSQEEAEEQFGFLLEALDHGAPPHGGIAFGLDRLVMILAGRSNLRDTIAFPKTASASDLLTQAPSAVSDSQLDELHLRVTKNTNQ
- a CDS encoding RsfA family transcriptional regulator, which codes for MTKVRQDAWSHEDDLLLAETVLRHIREGGTQLDAFEEVGDRLNRTGAACGFRWNAIVRRKYDQAIEIAKKQRKQKKRAEQKHRRTSWQTYEPTAIHHEQGYSGSPVPTMDQKEPTDDDNLEPAVDQPIVNSEMSTLNEDQHSTAESQSQSGSQLNLNHVISFLEDMQNNGAASERLQSENIALKQENNALQSKIKELETALHKLREEHQTIEEDYQSLMGIMDRARRMIALSDQQDEASSAFKMDKNGNLEKMAK
- a CDS encoding AAA family ATPase, coding for MDLFDFPQEETRTNQPLADRMRPRTLDEFTGQGDIVGSGRLLSRAIYADRLTPMIFYGPPGTGKTTLARIIANSTSAFFVQVNAVTSGIKDIREVIDNAKDRLKYDEQKTVLFIDEIHRFNKGQQDALLPSVEDGTIILIGATTESPMFEINSALLSRSRLFRFKSLNHEDIHRILEQAIHDPERGFGNYQIHVTREAMDHLVQVANGDARSALHALELAVLTTDPDKDGGVHIDLATAEESIQERVLQYDKTGDNHYDTVSAFIKSMRGSNADATLYYLAKMIEAGEDPKFIARRIYVHAAEDVGLADPNALLLAQSAAYAVDFIGLPEARIPLAEAALYIATAPKSNAVISGIDAALKAVQTESTGEVPVHLRDSHYQGAERLGHGKTYQYPHHFQHGYVSQQYLPDHLEHLTFYHPVDRGHEKTVRKRIEFFNHLDEQS